CCGGCACTTACCATCATAGTGTGATGGTCGCTAACTTGAGTGAAGCAGCATGTGAGTCGATAGGAGCAAGAGGACTGCTGGCAAGAGTCGCTGCTTATTACCATGATCTCGGAAAAACACTGCGGCCCAACTATTTTATCGAAAATCAAATGGGCCTTAAGAATCCGCACGACTTTATCGATCCGAAGCAGAGTGCGTCCATCATTATTAGTCACCCTTATGACGGGGCGCGTATGCTTAAAGAAGAAAAGTTCCCGGATGAAATAATCGATATTGCGATGCAGCATCACGGGACTACTTTATTGAAATACTTTTATGTAAAGGCGAAAGAAATCGACAGAAACGTCAGTGAAGAAGTGTTTAGATATCCAGGGCCTAAACCACAGACGAAAGAAGCGGCAATTGTATGCGTATGTGATTCAGTGGAAGCTGCCGTCCGGTCGCTGAGTGAGCCGACTCAGGATAAGATAAGAGGGATCGTTCATTTGATCATAGAAAGCCGCATGCTCGACGGACAGTTTGATGACTGCCGGATCACATTTAACGAATTAAAAAAAGTAGAAAATGCAATTTGTGAAACACTACAAGGGATCTTTCATTCAAGAATCCAATATCCAGACCAAAAAACAACCGTGAAGGAGGCCAATTAAAATGATCCACATCGATTTTCACGACGAAACAAATTCAGTAGATGAAGCTTATGTAGATTTAATTGAACGTGTTATCCAGTATGCCGCTAAGAAAGAAGAAGTCCCGGGCGAAGCGGAACTCTCGGTAACGTTTGTAGACAATAAAGAAATCCAGGAAATTAACCGCAATTATCGCCAGAAGGATCAGCCAACTGACGTAATCTCATTTGCGATGCAGGAGCTTGGCGAAGGTGAAGTTGAAGTACAGGCTCAGAATGAGAACCTGCCCGTACTTCTTGGCGATATCGTTATTTCAGTTGATATGGCTAAAGAGCAGGCTGAGGAATATGGCCATTCCCTCGAAAGAGAGCATGCGTTTCTAGCGCTGCACGGATTTCTTCACCTGCTTGGTTATGATCATATCGAAAAAGAAGATGAAAATAAGATGTTTGCTAAGCAAGAGGAAATCTTAAATGAGT
This window of the Halobacillus sp. Marseille-Q1614 genome carries:
- a CDS encoding HDIG domain-containing metalloprotein — encoded protein: MSEAACESIGARGLLARVAAYYHDLGKTLRPNYFIENQMGLKNPHDFIDPKQSASIIISHPYDGARMLKEEKFPDEIIDIAMQHHGTTLLKYFYVKAKEIDRNVSEEVFRYPGPKPQTKEAAIVCVCDSVEAAVRSLSEPTQDKIRGIVHLIIESRMLDGQFDDCRITFNELKKVENAICETLQGIFHSRIQYPDQKTTVKEAN
- the ybeY gene encoding rRNA maturation RNase YbeY translates to MHIDFHDETNSVDEAYVDLIERVIQYAAKKEEVPGEAELSVTFVDNKEIQEINRNYRQKDQPTDVISFAMQELGEGEVEVQAQNENLPVLLGDIVISVDMAKEQAEEYGHSLEREHAFLALHGFLHLLGYDHIEKEDENKMFAKQEEILNEYGLERS